TAATATTTTTATCGGTGATGTGAAATTATGGATAGCACAATATCGTCAAGCAACCTATCCCGATGTGATGCTAATTGAGGGAGAACCGATTTATTATGAAACTGGTAAGACAACTGTTACCAATCCCAAATTAATAGTAGAAGTCCTATCAAAATCAACTCAAAATTATGACCAGGGTGATAAATTTCTCTATTATCGTTCGCTGCCTGGATTTCAAGAATATATTCTGATCAGTCAAAGTCGTCCATATATCATGCAGTATAACAAAACTGAAGAAAATAAATGGTTATTAACGGAATACGAGGGCGAAAATGCCAGTTTATCTTTAACTTCTGTCAATTTTGCTCTCAGTTTTCAGGAAATTTACGAAGGAGTTACTTTTAATATAATTAATAAACCTCTTGCATAATTAATTTTTCTGGGTTCAAAAACGGCAAAAATAAGGATTAAATAGCATAAAGTCTGTAAATAGACCATTTAACTGATTATTATTCATTCTTAATTCTCCTGACTCGGAGACTACTGGCTACTGACTCCTAACCCCACCAACAAACTTTTTCAGCAAACCCTATTTAACGATTTGCCTTGAATTTTCGTTTTTTTGCCAGTATTATCGCCAAGGAATCGGGAAATCTATCTCTACAGACCCAATTTCGCCGCTAAAGCGATCGCTACTGGGAAAATGCGATGTTCTTGCACTTGA
This Microcystis wesenbergii NRERC-220 DNA region includes the following protein-coding sequences:
- a CDS encoding Uma2 family endonuclease; this translates as MTIATDKSTYSFAEYLQLEETAAYKNEYQDGEIVPMTGGTTDHNKIALNFAAYLKFALKGQKYNIFIGDVKLWIAQYRQATYPDVMLIEGEPIYYETGKTTVTNPKLIVEVLSKSTQNYDQGDKFLYYRSLPGFQEYILISQSRPYIMQYNKTEENKWLLTEYEGENASLSLTSVNFALSFQEIYEGVTFNIINKPLA